From Nymphalis io chromosome 29, ilAglIoxx1.1, whole genome shotgun sequence:
CATATTATACGACATGGCAAGGTGACTTGCCGGGGAGGAACTAGCAAGGGTAAAGGGGACAAGCCCGacgcccgtacccagactggctttTGGGTCAGTCGTGAGGAGCCCTCACTCTCTCTTTTGGTGtccaataaagcatattctattctattctattatccGAACCGGCTTTACTTTCAAATTTgacaatctatatatatatacatattctcaCCGAGGAATGAGTGTAGAGCGAGACAACGAACTGCGACGAAGGCGGGCGAGTAGCGATCGAGCTGCTGCCTCGCCGAGTGCAGGGGGGGGAGCGGCGGCGGCGCCACCAGCGGGTGGGCCGCTGCCAGCCGCTTGTGAAGGAGCTGTAAGGACACGTCAATTTAAAGGATgacttttataaatagaacCTTTATTATGGTGTGAACCCaaacacagaaaaaaaaactttgcaaTACCAAACAGAACTACTGCTTAAGCGAACAAgccataaaatttattgaaggaCGTATTGACTCGGACACCGCAAAGTCAATTTTAAGTAATGAACAAATTTTAGATGTTACATATTCCAAACGATTCGTTAATCACTGCTTTATTATGCACTacgaacagttctcgattaatatataatatatcgctATTTGtaacacaacactattacacttaactaataataatatcctggggcattattcacacacggccatctgatcccgaactaagcagagctcgtactatggaaactagactaatatactacatatactacttttcctttacaaatacatacttatatagacaattacacccagactcaggacaaacagacatgttcatgcacacaaatgtctgtcctgggtgggaatcgaacccacaaccttcggcgtgaaaggcaggtatccaccaaccacgccaaccgacccgtCGGTTACTACTTATAAACACTTTAATTTTCCTTTCAaatttccgataacaacttcgccgaccgGAAACGCCTTTGttcacgaatccatagtgaataccaCAGACTATACAACACGTCGACCAATGACatcgcgtcaattcaaggtcaaagttgtttatttgtctttactccccACGTGGTTGGAagaggttatattttatttattacatttactcaataattttataatttttcttaccTTAAAATGGTTATAGCGTCGTCTGACGTGTGGCGGCGTTGTCCAACGTGCGCAGACGCAGCGTACTCTATACGTAACGAATGTCTCCAGCGTCGACAGCTGTTTCATCGGAGCGTCAACCtgatgaaaattaaattcaaattacacTTATTGacaattgaaacatttttttatataaaataacaatgcgGACTGCCAATTGGCCCACCTGGTGGTGAATGTTCACCATCTCCTAGACTGATtgcactgttagaaatattaaccatttcttacatcgtcaatatgccaccaacattgggaaatTATATGTTTTGTCCTTTGtctctgtagttacactggctcactcacccttcaaaccggaacacaacaatacgaaataTTGCTGTTCAGcgatataatatctgatgagtgcgttgtacctacccagatgggcttgcacaaaattaCTAGGCCAgtttaccaccaagtaattaatatataattaatataataagtaattttcaCATCTTAGATACAAATGTTGGAGGCGCATGTTcgatgtctatgagcggtggtgaccacttaccatgatgTGGTCCATTTAGGCGTTTGCCTACCTacgatattaaaaatgaaatacctTAACAGCGATGTCGTATCCATGTTCCATGATAAGAGGCGCTCCATCTGGTACCTCGTCCACGTCCATCACGCTCGGAGCGTCTGTGTCCGTTGCATCTGCGTCATTTAGGTCCAAGACTGCTGAACTGGTCTCGCTGGCCATTGTgctgtaaaaatataatcactTGAAGGTCAGGTCAGGGTCTACAGACTACTTCGTCTGAGcgacacggtagcatgcgcaagcgatcccgtggcgctctttGTTAAGACTCTTggagtattccgatgttcggggcgcacgcCTTGGacgccggcgagccccacatacccactGTTCCTTTGacggaaacgcgtaatgcgtttttacagcgttaaaaaaaagtgtcTACAGACTATAAAAACGTTTCAAATCAACGCACTGTCAACGTTATTTTTTGTGCGAAAATGAATTTCGAAATGCGGTTCTCGatttgtctttaaatatttatatttataaatattatttataaatatttaccaagGTTTaccaagcttttatttaactcttATCTTACGAAGTTAACATTTTACACGTCGGTTCAAAACCGATGACaatgcattattataataatgtcctccagaccgatttcggccacggcggccaatctcaagagagattagccaactacgcaggagatattatagtgtacaagtgtgtgtgcaaaccacctgtgtttgcgcacacacttgtgcacacactcactcacacacacacactctctattccttaactctcataatccgatgggacggcaatccgacacgaccggaaagagttcaggcgcaggaccaacggctttacgtgctttccgaggcacgggagtgttcacactttcaacttccagactccaggctgctactgagaatttttctgacagaaaaacccaataactttttaatggcccgacctgggaattgaacccaggacctccgggtctgcggccttatatcaagccactagaccaacgaggcagtcaatatgcATTATTATGGTGAACATGACCTTAATCTACACCCGGGAATTTCTCCAGACGAAGGAACTCTACAACGGTCAacaacacagataataaatgcacataaaaaaatatttttaaaaacattatttgatattaacataatattcgCGTGTACTTAATtgtctaaaaaaaaaagtttatttttcgaATCTCGAATTCTTTAACAAACGGCGCCGACAAAGAATCGCCACACGGACACTTGTAATGAATGGCCTTTGCTTGTGCACGCGATATCACACACGCGGTGACTCATCAACAACAGAGGCAAGTCATTTagcaacaataaaaaacaaaggaaattaaaaaaaaaacttcacaaTCCTCGGAaccgaattaaaattatattacacgaATATGAAAACGGCAAAGTACTGTCAACTAAGGGAAAAACTAGTTCCCGCCAGTTTTGAGAGGGGGGAGGCATATGTTGAAACACGTCatataaaaaacttactaataaaaacaatatttatgctGTAAAAGAACTGAAATTCACGCAATATCATATGGTCTAAGGCGGATGAAAtgcgtttataattatattatatactaaaatcttttCCGAAAAGTGCTGCATCTTGTGGTATAAGTGTTATGTATAGTTTAGTTacgttactaaaaaaaattataacaacatgTGAAaggaaaatgaaaatattaatgttactataattattatgtaaaactcGCTGTAAATTTGGATAAAAAGTGTAAATTATAGTTAGGCTTAAATATTAACgggttcccctcctcttacaacccgggttccttcaaacgaggcgtgaagaggcatcttgcgggccggcaaggtaaCGGCTAATCAGAATATTCTTCTCgaatgtactggccgtcgtcgcatttggactctactaccacttaccatcaggtggagtagagtcatttgccatcccggacatatgaaaaaaaataattaaatattaaatagcttAAATATCAAAACGTAAATTATACTATCAGCGAAATAAGTTTCCTGTCTATACGTTTGTCTGCTTGCTTACATGTATGGTTTATTGAGGCTTTACGACCAATTTAACATAGCTATAATtgctatattatgtatttttatgtaattggtCATATATGTTCCGGAgacttaatgataaaaaaatatattattcagatatttttttcaggAATCGGGTAGGTAGCACATAGAAATATATTCCATACTAACCTTGGTAATTTAGATGGTACGTCCTTTTTGCCATGTAAACTCATACCTCAAACCAGAACAAAATATACCAAGaatgctgtttggcagtagaatctTTGATGAATGGGTGGGTTTTGCTTGTTTGTTTGTCTGACTGTCAGTTATGCAGTAGAATCTTTGATGAATGGGTGGGTTTTGCTTGTTTGTTTGTCCGACTGTCAGTTATGCACAGCTATACCgttgaaccaattttgatgaaatttggttatCAAGCTCAAACCCCAAGAAAGGACATATGCATACAATATCTTATCATGTCATAACATTATCAATCAGTGATATAATTGTCTATTGTTTATAATAGTTCTGTAAAattactgtaattatttatgaGGTGATTCATAAAATGAGTTGCCTTGATTCGTATGTTTAAtctgcatattattttaatatcaatagttTTTGGTCTTTggaccattaaaaaaatattattcaattaaaaaaaaaaacaaaacacttaaataaacaaaagtacctgcacgtttttaaaataatctcatatatatataatgtataaaaaaacgcAAATTCAATTATAGGATATAGTATACTTAccgataatacaattaattatataaaaataatacaaaacaattgGAACTACGTGGGTTTTTTTCGTTATTATCGTTACTATTTACGTATATAGCTTTAAAAAAGTAGGCGTATACACTGCATatcgtataattatttatatatataccgaTTTATCATACAAGGTACGATAACAATAGAAAGGTGAGCGAAAAGAGCTCGGCCTATTTAACCAAACTGGATCGATATTGCAAGTGCAGCGCGTTTAAGCGTACTTACCCATATTTGtcgttttttaacatttttaactataataataatcaaaataaggAATGTAATACACTCACCTATGTTGATAAATActggtttatttataatacgcgAAGGATATCAAGATAAAACAAGAATTCGAAACAAtcaaaactgtattttttactTGACGCTTGACGGCTGGCACGATAGTCGATATGACAATTGACATTTGACAGTACCATAAAGCATTACCTACACTGTAAGGAAttaacgaatatttaaaaagtttcatttaaggtttaaataaataataaatataatatggtttTAGAAAACAAGTGATTTTGTGACATAAGAGAAAACGCTTTTTAAAGAGACGCTTACTTTGCTTGAGAGGTGCCATTTTGTCAAAATTCAAAAGATAGTTGTCAGCTTGTCATTTGACAGTTTGACgctatcaaaatattttccaatTCTGTAGTATCGCTAATGTGCTGCTTTCTTTTAATCATAAAAGATTCCACGTTTTCTCTTATAGAAGATCACGTGGAAAGTGTATTATTCTGTAGAAAAGTCATTTAAAACCGCCAAAATTGCTTCCAAAATGCAAGGCGTCAGCGCTCCGCGGGAGCCTGCGCCAGTGCTAAGTACTAGTTCTACAATCCTGAACATGAGGGAAAAGGAGAAATACATCGAAGACTTCGACTTTCCATTTTGTGACGAGTCTTCCAAATATGAAAAAGTTGCTAAAATCGGTCAGGGAACCTTTGGGGAAGTGTTCAAAGCGCGTGCTAGGAATAGCAACAAAAAGTTCGTAGCGATGAAAAAAGTCTTAATGGACAATGAAAAAGAAGGTTTTCCTATAACCGCATTAAGAGAAATAAAGATATTGCAGCTCTTAAAACACGAAAACGTTGTGAATTTGATAGAAATATGCAGAACAAAGGCGACCCTACACAATAAATATAGATCAACATTCTATTTAGTTTTTGATTTCTGTGAACACGATCTCGCTGGCTTACTATCGAATGTAAATGTCAAGTTTAGCTTGGGAGAAATAAAGAAAGTGATGCAACAATTACTTAATGGATTATACTACATCCATAGTAATAAAATTCTGCACAGGGATATGAAAGCCGCTAATGTTTTAATAACTAAGAATGGTATTTTAAAACTTGCTGATTTTGGATTGGCGAGAGCTTTCAGCGTTGCAAAGTCGGGGCAagcaaataaatacacaaatagaGTCGTCACGCTTTGGTATAGGCCTCCTGAATTGTTATTAGGTATGTTGTAGagataattttactttcatttatGTAATAGAATGAGGTGATATGGCTTTGAGGTAAGaacatgaatcttaactgaaaaaCAGGTGTTCAAACTCAGGAAAAGATCATCATGTGTTTGACATGAGTTTTCATGATATCAATTGAGCTAAATGTTATTATGAACAACAAAGAATGATGTTCTGTGtctaaattagttttaatgagttattattatagaaaaaaaaaatagtctattGATAGTCCAGTAAAAGAAGGTGCATTATTGTTTCTCTGCCCGTTTACATATGGATGGTAAATATTGCAGGTGACCGTAATTATGGCCCTCCTGTGGACATGTGGGGTGCTGGCTGCATCATGGCGGAGATGTGGACACGTTCACCTATTATGCaggtttatataaatgttaataagctCCAAAGGGCCATCTAGCAAGGGCTGGGATATGATCCTGACAAAATGATATTTCATAAGCGGAACTTATGCTCAAGGGGTGTAATGCTTAACTGTAGAGGAAAATACAGTTATTATATAGGGGAcctctgtaaatatatattatttattttattaaaacaataagtaacaattgttattattaacatgcatattaaaaatcaaaaagtaaCATTGTTTTTACTTGTCAATAACAAGGCTCCATTGCctcgttaatataattattaaaagtttttttttttcaattaattatttgaatttttgacacaatcaaaatttattttttaaaatgagcCATTGAATAATTgggaaataaagaataaataaataagtcataaCATTAACAATCAAACTTGAATCTGTAATCcactttaaaaatagtaaaaaaaatacataaaagttgTAACACACttgataataacaaaaaaatgcttaagtttttttatatattattattaacactgGTCAATATTTCAGGGTCCCACAGAACAGCAGCAGTTGATTTTAATATCGCAGCTGTGTGGTTCTTGCACGCCTGACGTCTGGCCGGGCGTTGAAAGTTTAGATCTGTACAACAAAATGGAGTTACCCAAGGGTCAAAAGAGAAAAGTTAAGGTGAGACTcgaatttatctttaaatactGTACAGCACGGGTAGAATATTGGTCAACAAAAAACGTTTTACGATATACGTTTTTCAACAAacgttttattatgtaaataataataataataatttatttattcaaataacaagACTCGtatacaaatttacaaaaaaaaattaaataaaaactactatctactacttatacaatttattggTCCAGCTGATACTTTACAacatacagtctagtctgttagcaatcatgattagaattttgttggagctggcccgcaccctgtgaaccaaggatgcacacctTTTTCGTATTAATGCATATAAACAGTCCATATTCGCTTCAGcaaacatccctgaagcactgCAGAAGCGAGGCAAccccatcagcaatctaaaggcaTTATTGTaatggatatataatataatacatataactctatttgTTTACATGGCGCACTCAATAAAActgtcaatatatatttttttatagaataggaaggtggacgagcatatgggccacctgatggtaagtggtcaccaaacgcccttagacattggcattgtaagaaatgtcaaccatcgcttatagccaatgcgccaccaaccttgggaactaagattttatgtcccttgtgcctgtaattacactggctcactcacccttcaaaccggaacacaacaatatcaagtattgctgttttgcggtagaatatctgatgagtgggtggtacctacccagacgagcttgcacaaagccctacatacacaaaactttaatgaattatacacctaaaccttcctcatgaaaCACTCCGTACATtggtggctagatgtaaggccgcagaccatGGAttctgaggtcctgggttcaaatcccagggcgggccaataaaaagttgctgagtttttctgtcgaaaattctcaattgcagcccggagtctggaagttggaagtgtgtacaccgtgcctcgaaaagcacgtaaacccATTGGTCggccggattatgagagttagggaatagagagtgcacctgagagtcgaaattggtctggagtactattattattaaacatttttaaatgattatctatgattttatgtgtattttttacaccCCACAGGAAAGGCTAAAGCCATATGTTAAGGATCCTTACGGCTGTGACTTGCTTGATAAATTGCTGCAGTTGGATCCGGCGAAACGGTGAGTCATTTAAGCTTTCAAATTCACCCGTTATCCtcttatttgtttttagtttaaacTATTATTTCAGAATTATTGTGGCCTTATCTACTGTTACCGAgtggttaaaataaaattgttaaaatttctaaatagATATTTTCAGTATTTATTCTTACttcttaaaaagtaaaacaatagcAAATagcaatatattgtattgttgtgttccggtttgaagggtgagtgagccagtgcaactacaggcacaagggacataacatcttagttctcaaagcTGATGGTGCACTGACTTTGTAAcagatggtttatatttcttacaataccaatgtctgtTTAATGggcgattttatataaaaagaaacatgtttaaaacaaaatattaattcataattttagaTATGACGCAGACACAGCGCTGAACCACGATTTCTTCTGGACGGATCCCATGCCGTGTGATCTCGCCAACATGTTAGCCCAGCACACTCAGAGCATGTTCGAGTACCTCGCCCCCCCACGACGACCTGGACACCTGAGGCATCACCATCATCCACCAGGCGCTCAGCCGAAGCCAGCGCAAGCGCCACAGGA
This genomic window contains:
- the LOC126779567 gene encoding cyclin-dependent kinase 9 encodes the protein MQGVSAPREPAPVLSTSSTILNMREKEKYIEDFDFPFCDESSKYEKVAKIGQGTFGEVFKARARNSNKKFVAMKKVLMDNEKEGFPITALREIKILQLLKHENVVNLIEICRTKATLHNKYRSTFYLVFDFCEHDLAGLLSNVNVKFSLGEIKKVMQQLLNGLYYIHSNKILHRDMKAANVLITKNGILKLADFGLARAFSVAKSGQANKYTNRVVTLWYRPPELLLGDRNYGPPVDMWGAGCIMAEMWTRSPIMQGPTEQQQLILISQLCGSCTPDVWPGVESLDLYNKMELPKGQKRKVKERLKPYVKDPYGCDLLDKLLQLDPAKRYDADTALNHDFFWTDPMPCDLANMLAQHTQSMFEYLAPPRRPGHLRHHHHPPGAQPKPAQAPQDSGYQDRVF